From Oceanibaculum indicum P24, a single genomic window includes:
- a CDS encoding DUF983 domain-containing protein, whose amino-acid sequence MKAVNALRLPPSLPTVLWRGLQRRCPKCGTPGLLHAYLKVTPACSHCGEAYGHFRADDMPPWLTVFIVAHLVMPPMLWLERAYQPDIWLQGIGWSVITLALTLLLLPRCKGAVLSLMWALKAEGSERS is encoded by the coding sequence ATGAAAGCCGTGAACGCCCTGCGCCTTCCTCCGTCCCTGCCGACCGTGCTGTGGCGCGGCCTGCAGCGCCGATGTCCGAAATGCGGCACGCCTGGCCTGCTGCATGCCTACCTGAAGGTGACGCCCGCCTGCAGCCATTGCGGCGAGGCCTATGGCCATTTCCGTGCCGACGACATGCCGCCGTGGCTGACGGTCTTCATCGTCGCCCATCTCGTCATGCCGCCGATGCTGTGGCTGGAGCGTGCCTACCAGCCCGATATCTGGCTGCAGGGCATCGGCTGGTCGGTGATCACGCTGGCGCTGACCCTGCTGTTGCTGCCGCGCTGCAAGGGCGCTGTCCTGTCGCTGATGTGGGCGCTGAAGGCGGAAGGCTCCGAGCGGAGCTGA
- the cydC gene encoding thiol reductant ABC exporter subunit CydC, which translates to MHFEMRLWAYTEGVRWRIAGAVAIGLMAVALGIARLALLGWLIARVFQGATLQEILLPAVLVGLAMILRGFFEQWRIMVAHETAARVQAKLRRAIYDKIAALGPAYVGQQRSGDLALTLIDSVEQLETYFGKYIPQLLVSALTPFLIFGFVAWLDLPVALIMLGFALLALFAPAAWHKLDTRKARDRQRAYSAFASELLDSIQGLATLKAFGQSRPRAELLAVKARDLFRSTMWVLATNTLARGITDTSIALGAAAALALGAFRVEAGAMELTALLMILMTGIEMFRPMRDLRTVLHEGMVGLSAAQGVYRIFDAQPPVPDATGPAPAALEPSISFEDVAFAYPGSRRLTHDGLSFSVKPGERVGIVGPSGVGKSSIVRLLLRFFDPDRGHIRIGGTDLRQIPFADIRSRIAVVHQDAYLFHGTIGENILLGRPDADRDAMIEAAKAANIHDFIMGLPQGYDTLIGEKGIKLSGGQRQRVAIARAILRDAPILILDEALSAIDAENEAVIQQALDRLMQGRTTLVLAHRLSSIIGCDRILVLDEGRVAEEGNHAALMEKGGVYAALMAEQAKDAERRQDAPLLDGAAKTDAPAQAAADLPTGQAVGPTEGIVAAEGLGWGQLIVILMRLITPWRGKMALTFIFGVTRVAAFIGVGVVSALIVLALKNGQPFGHLLPWLFVTAPLAGILHWAESWLAHDVAFRLLAEMRIAMFNKLDKLAPAYLVRRRTGDLMGIATHDIELVEYFFAHTITPAVVAVLVPAVVLAVLAGQDPLLALVLLPFLLAVGLSPWLMRRRVDRLGSRAREAAGELAAHAVDTVQGLGEIVANRQERTRGDALDRLTEHHMHLRMPFFRELTAQHSLLEVLTGLGGLAIVVTGAYLASIGAIDAGHLPLLTLLALAAFLPVSEIAQIGRQLADTLGATRRIHAVEQEKPVVEDGPGVEVARAEGAQGADLVLEEVGFRYPGTSRPALTGVSFHAQPGETVALVGPSGAGKTTLAQLLMRFWDPESGRIVLDGQDLRRWKLDDLRTRIALVAQDTYLFNDTLEANIRLARPDASATDIEAAVRNASLTDLVEALPDGLATRVGERGTSLSGGQRQRVAIARAFLKDAPVLVLDEATSHLDAVNEQAVRAALDRLQQGRTTIVIAHRLSTVRGADRIVVLDQGRVVETGHHAELLAQGGLYARLVGRQLASAADRSAAE; encoded by the coding sequence ATGCATTTTGAGATGCGCCTGTGGGCCTATACCGAGGGTGTGCGCTGGCGCATCGCCGGTGCCGTTGCCATCGGCCTCATGGCAGTCGCCCTCGGCATCGCGCGCCTTGCCTTGCTGGGCTGGCTGATCGCCAGGGTGTTCCAGGGCGCGACGCTGCAGGAAATCCTGCTGCCGGCGGTGCTGGTCGGATTGGCCATGATCCTGCGCGGCTTCTTCGAGCAATGGCGCATCATGGTCGCACACGAAACCGCCGCCCGTGTGCAGGCGAAGCTGCGACGCGCCATCTACGACAAGATCGCGGCACTGGGGCCGGCCTATGTCGGCCAGCAGCGCTCCGGCGACCTGGCGCTGACCCTGATCGACAGTGTGGAGCAGCTGGAGACCTATTTCGGCAAGTACATCCCGCAGCTGCTGGTCTCCGCCCTCACCCCTTTCCTGATCTTCGGCTTCGTCGCCTGGCTGGACCTACCGGTGGCGCTGATCATGCTGGGCTTTGCCCTGCTGGCGCTGTTCGCCCCGGCGGCCTGGCACAAGCTTGACACCCGCAAGGCACGCGACCGGCAGCGTGCCTATTCGGCCTTCGCCTCCGAACTGCTGGATTCGATCCAGGGCCTCGCCACGCTGAAGGCCTTCGGGCAGAGCCGCCCGCGCGCCGAGTTGCTGGCGGTGAAGGCGCGCGATCTGTTCCGCTCCACCATGTGGGTGCTGGCGACCAACACGCTGGCACGTGGCATCACCGATACCTCCATCGCGCTGGGCGCGGCGGCGGCGCTGGCGCTGGGCGCCTTCCGCGTGGAGGCCGGCGCCATGGAGCTGACCGCGCTGCTGATGATCCTGATGACCGGCATTGAGATGTTCCGCCCGATGCGCGATCTGCGCACCGTGCTGCATGAGGGCATGGTCGGGCTGTCGGCGGCGCAGGGTGTCTATCGCATCTTCGACGCCCAGCCGCCGGTGCCTGACGCGACCGGTCCTGCGCCTGCCGCGCTGGAGCCTTCCATCAGCTTCGAGGATGTCGCCTTCGCCTATCCGGGCAGCCGGCGGCTGACCCATGATGGCCTCAGCTTCTCCGTAAAGCCGGGCGAGCGGGTCGGCATCGTCGGCCCGTCCGGCGTCGGCAAATCCTCCATCGTGCGGCTGCTGCTGCGCTTCTTCGATCCCGACCGGGGCCATATCCGCATCGGCGGCACCGACCTGCGGCAGATTCCCTTCGCCGATATCCGCAGCCGCATCGCCGTCGTGCATCAGGACGCCTATCTGTTCCACGGCACGATTGGCGAGAATATCCTGCTGGGCCGCCCCGACGCCGACCGGGACGCCATGATCGAGGCGGCGAAAGCGGCCAACATCCACGATTTCATCATGGGGCTGCCGCAGGGCTATGACACGCTGATCGGCGAGAAGGGCATCAAGCTGTCCGGCGGCCAGCGCCAGCGCGTGGCCATTGCCCGCGCCATCCTGCGCGACGCCCCGATCCTGATCCTGGATGAGGCGCTGTCGGCCATCGATGCCGAGAATGAGGCGGTCATCCAGCAGGCGCTGGACCGGCTGATGCAGGGCCGCACCACGCTGGTGCTGGCGCACCGCCTGTCCAGCATCATCGGCTGCGACCGCATTCTGGTGCTGGATGAGGGCAGAGTGGCGGAGGAAGGCAACCACGCCGCGCTGATGGAAAAGGGCGGCGTCTATGCGGCCCTCATGGCCGAGCAGGCGAAGGATGCCGAACGCCGGCAGGATGCGCCGCTGCTGGACGGTGCGGCGAAGACCGATGCGCCGGCGCAGGCTGCTGCCGATCTTCCCACCGGACAGGCCGTCGGGCCGACCGAGGGCATCGTCGCCGCCGAGGGGCTGGGCTGGGGCCAGCTGATCGTCATCCTGATGCGGCTGATCACCCCATGGCGCGGCAAGATGGCGCTGACCTTCATCTTCGGCGTCACCCGGGTCGCCGCCTTCATCGGCGTCGGCGTGGTCAGCGCGCTGATCGTGCTGGCACTGAAGAACGGCCAGCCTTTCGGGCACCTGCTGCCCTGGCTGTTCGTGACGGCACCGCTGGCCGGCATCCTGCACTGGGCGGAATCCTGGCTGGCGCACGATGTCGCCTTCCGGCTGCTGGCGGAGATGCGCATCGCCATGTTCAACAAGCTGGACAAGCTGGCGCCGGCCTATCTGGTGCGCCGCCGCACCGGCGACCTGATGGGCATCGCCACCCATGATATCGAACTGGTGGAGTACTTCTTCGCCCACACCATCACCCCCGCCGTCGTCGCCGTGCTGGTGCCCGCCGTCGTGCTGGCGGTGCTGGCCGGCCAGGACCCGCTACTGGCGCTCGTGCTGCTGCCCTTCCTGCTGGCGGTGGGGTTGAGCCCCTGGCTGATGCGCCGCCGCGTGGACCGGCTGGGATCGCGCGCGCGGGAAGCCGCCGGCGAGCTGGCCGCGCATGCCGTCGATACCGTGCAGGGGCTGGGCGAGATCGTCGCCAACCGGCAGGAACGGACGCGCGGCGATGCGCTCGACCGGCTGACCGAGCATCACATGCATCTGCGCATGCCGTTCTTCCGCGAGCTGACGGCGCAGCACAGCCTGCTGGAGGTGCTGACCGGACTTGGCGGCCTCGCCATCGTCGTCACCGGGGCCTATCTGGCTTCCATTGGCGCCATCGATGCCGGCCATCTGCCGCTGCTGACCCTGCTGGCGCTGGCCGCCTTCCTTCCGGTATCCGAGATCGCGCAGATCGGCCGGCAGCTTGCCGACACGTTGGGCGCCACACGGCGTATCCATGCGGTGGAGCAGGAAAAGCCTGTGGTGGAAGACGGCCCCGGTGTGGAGGTCGCGCGGGCAGAAGGCGCGCAGGGCGCCGATCTGGTGCTGGAGGAAGTCGGCTTCCGCTACCCCGGAACCAGCCGTCCGGCACTGACCGGCGTCAGCTTCCACGCACAGCCGGGCGAGACGGTGGCGCTGGTCGGCCCGTCAGGTGCCGGCAAGACCACGCTGGCGCAACTGCTGATGCGCTTCTGGGACCCGGAATCCGGCCGCATCGTACTGGACGGCCAGGATCTGCGGCGCTGGAAGCTGGACGATCTGCGCACCCGCATCGCGCTGGTGGCGCAGGACACCTACCTGTTCAACGACACGCTGGAGGCCAATATCCGCCTCGCCCGGCCCGATGCCAGTGCTACGGATATCGAGGCGGCAGTGCGCAACGCCTCCCTCACCGATCTGGTGGAGGCCCTGCCCGATGGGCTGGCGACCAGGGTCGGCGAACGCGGCACCAGCCTGTCCGGCGGACAGCGCCAGCGTGTCGCCATCGCCCGCGCCTTCCTGAAAGACGCGCCGGTGCTGGTGCTGGACGAGGCCACCTCGCATCTGGACGCGGTGAACGAGCAGGCGGTGCGCGCGGCGCTGGACCGGCTGCAGCAGGGCCGAACCACCATCGTCATCGCGCACCGGCTGTCCACCGTGCGCGGCGCCGACCGCATCGTCGTGCTGGACCAGGGCCGTGTCGTCGAAACCGGCCACCATGCGGAGCTGCTGGCACAGGGTGGGCTCTATGCCCGGCTGGTCGGGCGGCAGCTCGCCTCGGCGGCGGACAGGAGTGCGGCGGAGTGA
- a CDS encoding YggT family protein, translating into MISGNPFWDYWYFHIPNYIIAALIYTLLGRMLLGLFVSPDWHNYIWRAFCRLTDPVLNAAGAITPDFVTRGLLPLVAIFWLLVIRFVYWAVLGYYGLAPSLGLQSAS; encoded by the coding sequence ATGATCTCCGGCAATCCGTTCTGGGACTATTGGTACTTCCATATCCCCAACTACATCATCGCCGCCCTGATCTATACGCTGCTGGGCCGCATGCTGCTGGGGCTGTTCGTGTCCCCCGACTGGCACAACTATATCTGGCGGGCCTTCTGCCGGCTGACCGATCCCGTCCTGAACGCTGCGGGCGCGATCACCCCCGATTTCGTCACACGCGGGCTGCTGCCGCTGGTAGCCATCTTCTGGCTGCTGGTCATCCGCTTCGTCTATTGGGCGGTGCTGGGCTATTACGGCCTTGCCCCCAGCCTGGGCCTGCAGTCAGCCAGCTGA
- a CDS encoding sodium:solute symporter family protein, with protein MKGDFISNLGRIYGVYTGGFLGFVILLAILEQLGVPNKIIGYLFVFFTIAVYAGIGILSRTMQVSEYYVAGRRVPPLYNGMATAADWMSAASFIAMAGGLYARGYDGLAFVLGWTGGYVLVAVLIAPYLRKFGAYTVPDFLGARFGGNFARSIGILVLFACSFTYIVGQVVGVGTIASRFLGISFEIAVFVGLIGILVCSMMGGMRAVTWTQVAQYIVLIIAYLVPVVILSAQTTGIPIPQLMYGEILQRITELEQTKPALAGAQAHVMPFTTFDPLNFFALILCLMVGTASLPHVLMRFFTTPSVRDARKSVGWSLLFIFLLYFTAPAYAAFAKYEIFTNVIGATIAELPNWVKIYSDIGLVTIADANKDGILQFAELKINPDVIVIATPEIAGLPYVIAGLVAAGGLAAALSTADGLLLAIANALSHDIYYRMIDPQASTAKRLVVARILLVVVAILAAAVASTRPGGILALVAWAFSLAAAGLFPVLVLGVWWKRCTKEGAIAGMLVGFGFTLFYLVGTKYFGMPLWFGVSNISAGLFGIPTGFLATIIVSMMTPPPSREMQDFIDSIRIPRGQTLMEEKA; from the coding sequence ATGAAAGGGGATTTCATTTCCAACCTTGGCCGCATCTACGGTGTCTATACCGGCGGCTTCCTGGGCTTCGTCATCCTGCTCGCGATCCTTGAGCAGCTGGGCGTCCCGAACAAGATCATCGGCTATCTGTTCGTGTTCTTCACGATCGCGGTCTATGCCGGCATCGGCATCCTGTCGCGGACCATGCAGGTGTCCGAATACTACGTCGCCGGACGCCGCGTGCCGCCGCTCTACAACGGCATGGCGACCGCCGCGGACTGGATGAGCGCCGCATCCTTCATCGCCATGGCGGGCGGCCTGTATGCCCGCGGCTATGACGGCCTTGCCTTCGTGCTGGGCTGGACCGGCGGCTATGTGCTGGTGGCGGTGCTGATCGCACCATACCTGCGCAAGTTCGGCGCCTATACCGTGCCCGACTTCCTGGGTGCGCGTTTCGGCGGCAACTTCGCCCGGTCGATCGGCATTCTGGTGCTGTTTGCCTGCTCCTTCACCTACATTGTCGGTCAGGTGGTGGGTGTCGGCACGATCGCCTCGCGCTTCCTCGGCATCTCCTTCGAGATCGCCGTGTTCGTGGGTCTGATCGGCATTCTGGTCTGCTCGATGATGGGCGGCATGCGGGCGGTTACCTGGACGCAGGTCGCACAGTACATCGTGCTGATCATCGCCTACCTGGTGCCGGTCGTTATCCTGTCGGCCCAGACCACGGGCATTCCGATCCCGCAGCTGATGTATGGCGAAATCCTGCAGCGCATCACCGAGCTGGAGCAGACGAAGCCGGCCCTCGCGGGTGCCCAGGCACACGTGATGCCATTTACGACCTTCGATCCGCTGAACTTCTTCGCGCTGATCCTGTGTCTGATGGTCGGTACGGCCTCCCTGCCGCACGTGCTGATGCGGTTCTTCACGACGCCCAGCGTCCGTGATGCCCGCAAGTCGGTCGGCTGGAGCCTGCTGTTCATCTTCCTGCTGTATTTCACGGCGCCGGCCTATGCCGCCTTCGCGAAGTACGAAATCTTCACCAACGTCATCGGTGCGACCATCGCCGAACTGCCGAACTGGGTGAAGATCTACTCCGACATCGGCCTTGTCACCATCGCCGACGCCAACAAGGACGGCATCCTTCAGTTCGCCGAACTGAAGATCAATCCGGACGTGATCGTGATCGCGACCCCGGAAATCGCCGGCCTGCCCTACGTGATCGCGGGTCTGGTCGCCGCCGGCGGTCTGGCAGCCGCGCTGTCCACTGCGGACGGCCTGCTGCTGGCCATCGCCAACGCGCTCAGCCACGATATCTACTACCGCATGATCGATCCGCAGGCCTCCACGGCCAAGCGTCTGGTCGTCGCCCGCATCCTGCTGGTTGTGGTCGCGATCCTGGCAGCGGCGGTCGCTTCGACAAGACCGGGTGGCATCCTGGCACTTGTCGCCTGGGCCTTCTCGCTGGCGGCGGCCGGGTTGTTCCCCGTGCTGGTGCTGGGTGTGTGGTGGAAACGCTGCACGAAGGAAGGCGCCATCGCCGGTATGCTTGTCGGCTTCGGCTTCACCCTGTTCTACCTGGTGGGGACGAAGTATTTCGGCATGCCGCTGTGGTTCGGTGTCTCCAACATCTCGGCGGGCCTGTTCGGTATCCCGACGGGCTTCCTGGCGACCATCATCGTCAGCATGATGACGCCGCCGCCATCCAGGGAGATGCAGGATTTCATCGACTCGATCCGCATCCCGAGGGGTCAGACCCTGATGGAGGAAAAGGCCTAA
- a CDS encoding DUF4212 domain-containing protein, which yields MSSDSSTSPEKAVEHWQRTKSLMWVTLAIWFFFSFVVHFFVSALNEINFIGFPLGFYMAAQGSLIAFVVLIFWYSAKQNQIDEECGVAED from the coding sequence ATGTCTAGCGATTCCTCGACTTCACCCGAAAAGGCGGTGGAGCACTGGCAACGGACCAAGTCGCTGATGTGGGTCACATTGGCCATCTGGTTCTTTTTCAGCTTCGTCGTGCACTTCTTCGTCAGTGCGCTGAACGAAATCAACTTCATCGGCTTCCCGCTCGGCTTCTACATGGCCGCGCAGGGTTCGCTCATTGCCTTCGTCGTCCTCATCTTCTGGTATTCGGCCAAGCAGAACCAGATCGATGAGGAATGCGGCGTCGCTGAAGACTGA
- a CDS encoding 3'-5' exonuclease has product MRGGLRKALFVTLLVTAGGFLTALFPALFGLADLTEGIGVWALASLVGLAAGLAGLWVMMTLLDGHFDQLVRLHGAVLGAGVRGGTLPDSWNARGGKPDELQRLAGAIAAMLARDRADDRRVDARLSAILGAIGEPILVVTQTGLISLMNAKAAALLGADRLHLGGSLYAILDRTPLIDASGESRAAGAPVERTLTGVAGDTYPARVVPLDEPDGLLIVFLSDVPGHAAGIVEHDMALHDTPPDIAPHPDLPLTELPALSLDCETTGLNVATDRVVSAAGIVMHGPRLYRHLAYDRLVNPGVPIPPASTAIHGITDDMVASAPPVAEVLAELAELLRGRVVIGHNIAFDLAVLRAEAARHGVAWSDPPALCTALLFSFLYPRHRDLNMEAVAAMCGAEIEGRHTAFGDCLVTAEIFAGMLPLLAEQGVTTLADAQRVLAQPSVMRARQHEAGWHAPADGKAGER; this is encoded by the coding sequence TTGCGCGGCGGCTTGCGGAAGGCGCTGTTCGTCACCCTGCTGGTGACGGCTGGCGGCTTCCTGACTGCGCTGTTCCCCGCCTTGTTCGGGCTGGCCGACCTTACTGAGGGCATCGGCGTCTGGGCGCTGGCCAGCCTTGTAGGCCTTGCCGCCGGCCTCGCCGGGCTGTGGGTCATGATGACCCTGCTGGACGGGCATTTCGACCAGCTGGTGCGCCTGCATGGCGCGGTGCTGGGCGCCGGGGTGCGCGGTGGCACGCTGCCGGACAGCTGGAATGCGCGCGGCGGAAAGCCGGACGAGCTGCAGCGGCTGGCCGGCGCCATCGCCGCCATGCTGGCGCGCGACCGCGCCGATGACCGCCGTGTCGATGCGCGGCTCAGCGCGATCCTCGGCGCCATCGGCGAGCCGATCCTGGTGGTGACGCAGACCGGCCTCATCAGCCTGATGAACGCCAAGGCCGCTGCCCTGCTCGGCGCGGACCGGCTGCATCTGGGCGGCAGCCTCTACGCCATCCTCGACCGGACGCCGCTGATCGACGCCTCCGGCGAATCGCGGGCGGCGGGCGCGCCGGTCGAGCGGACCCTCACCGGGGTCGCGGGCGATACCTACCCCGCGCGGGTCGTGCCGCTGGACGAACCCGACGGCCTGCTGATCGTGTTCCTGTCCGATGTGCCGGGCCATGCCGCCGGCATTGTGGAGCATGACATGGCTCTGCACGACACGCCGCCGGATATCGCGCCGCACCCGGACCTGCCGCTGACCGAGCTGCCGGCCCTGTCTCTGGATTGCGAGACGACCGGGCTGAATGTTGCCACTGACCGCGTCGTCTCCGCCGCCGGTATCGTCATGCACGGGCCGCGGCTCTACCGCCATCTCGCCTATGACCGGCTGGTCAATCCGGGCGTGCCGATCCCGCCTGCCTCCACAGCGATCCACGGCATCACCGATGACATGGTCGCATCGGCGCCGCCGGTCGCCGAGGTGCTGGCGGAACTGGCCGAGCTGCTGCGCGGGCGTGTCGTGATCGGCCACAACATCGCCTTCGACCTGGCGGTGCTGCGTGCCGAGGCGGCCCGGCACGGCGTCGCCTGGAGCGATCCGCCGGCGCTGTGTACGGCGCTGCTGTTCAGCTTCCTGTATCCGCGCCACCGCGACCTGAACATGGAGGCGGTGGCCGCCATGTGCGGCGCGGAGATCGAGGGCCGCCACACCGCTTTCGGCGACTGCCTGGTGACCGCCGAGATCTTCGCCGGCATGCTGCCGCTGCTGGCCGAACAGGGCGTCACCACGCTGGCGGATGCCCAGCGCGTCCTGGCGCAGCCTTCCGTCATGCGGGCTCGCCAGCATGAGGCCGGGTGGCATGCGCCAGCGGATGGAAAGGCAGGCGAGCGATGA
- a CDS encoding putative nucleotidyltransferase substrate binding domain-containing protein encodes MNAEALQRLDSFPYRHRVAEVMSSPVVTMPAAATVKQACDLMIEKGISSVLVTGDSGLAPTLAPPLGIVTERDALRLIAEEGEAALGAPLSRLMSSPVEGVPQDAFVYLALGRMDRLGVRHLAVFDTDGSVVGILSARQLLRQRAGSALAIGDRIGVARSAEEMLEIVRGLPALASSLLAEQVAPLDVAAVISGVMRDVTGRAAHLSAEAMAEAGWGPAPAPWCALILGSGGRGESLLAPDQDNGILHAGTPKDDAWYAELGRRMADMLNEAGIPYCKGGVMAKNPEWRHDETGWRRAIDIWAERPIGENLLNVDIFFDFQAVAGRGDLAELLRAYALDRARKTIGFLRNLSLNQREMRPPLGFFGGIQTIDGRVDLKIGGLLPVVSAARILALRGGVAATATAERLREAASLGLIAENDAADLAGAHRILVRLVLEQQIEDIAEGRQPGTRVELARLTKPQRHLLREVLRRIGQVPDMVQDALSA; translated from the coding sequence ATGAATGCCGAAGCGCTGCAGCGGCTGGACAGTTTCCCCTACCGCCACCGCGTGGCGGAGGTGATGAGCAGCCCGGTCGTCACCATGCCGGCGGCGGCCACGGTAAAGCAGGCCTGCGACTTGATGATCGAGAAGGGCATTAGTTCCGTCCTGGTCACGGGGGATAGCGGGCTGGCGCCCACTCTCGCCCCCCCGCTGGGAATCGTGACCGAGCGCGATGCGTTGCGGTTGATTGCCGAGGAAGGAGAGGCCGCTCTCGGGGCGCCGCTGTCGCGGCTGATGAGCAGCCCGGTCGAAGGCGTGCCGCAGGATGCCTTCGTCTATCTGGCGCTGGGCCGGATGGACCGGCTGGGTGTACGCCACCTGGCGGTGTTCGATACCGACGGGTCGGTGGTCGGCATCCTGTCGGCGCGGCAGCTGTTGCGCCAGCGCGCTGGCTCCGCGCTGGCCATCGGCGACCGTATCGGGGTTGCCCGCAGCGCGGAGGAAATGCTGGAGATCGTGCGCGGCCTGCCGGCCCTCGCCAGTTCGCTGCTGGCCGAGCAGGTGGCACCGCTGGACGTGGCCGCCGTCATCTCCGGCGTGATGCGCGATGTGACCGGCCGCGCTGCGCACCTGTCGGCAGAGGCGATGGCGGAGGCCGGCTGGGGTCCCGCGCCGGCGCCCTGGTGCGCGCTGATCCTGGGGTCCGGCGGGCGCGGCGAGAGCCTGCTGGCCCCGGATCAGGACAATGGCATCCTGCATGCCGGCACGCCGAAGGACGATGCCTGGTACGCCGAGCTGGGCCGCCGCATGGCCGACATGCTGAACGAGGCCGGTATCCCCTACTGCAAGGGCGGGGTGATGGCGAAGAACCCGGAATGGCGCCATGACGAGACTGGCTGGCGCCGCGCCATCGATATCTGGGCGGAACGGCCAATCGGGGAAAACCTGCTGAATGTCGATATCTTCTTCGATTTTCAGGCGGTCGCGGGCCGGGGCGATCTGGCGGAGCTGCTGCGCGCCTACGCGCTGGACCGCGCCCGCAAGACCATCGGCTTCCTGCGCAATTTGTCGCTGAACCAGCGCGAGATGCGCCCGCCGCTGGGCTTCTTCGGCGGCATCCAGACCATCGACGGGCGCGTCGATCTGAAGATCGGCGGGTTGCTGCCGGTGGTCAGCGCCGCACGTATCCTGGCGCTGCGGGGCGGGGTCGCGGCGACGGCGACGGCGGAGCGGCTGCGCGAGGCCGCCAGCCTGGGGCTGATCGCGGAGAATGACGCCGCCGACCTTGCCGGCGCCCATCGCATTCTGGTGCGGCTGGTGCTGGAACAGCAGATCGAGGATATCGCCGAGGGCCGCCAACCCGGCACAAGGGTGGAGCTGGCCCGCCTGACCAAGCCGCAACGCCATCTGCTGCGCGAGGTACTGCGCCGCATCGGCCAGGTACCCGACATGGTGCAGGACGCCCTTTCCGCGTAA
- a CDS encoding GNAT family N-acetyltransferase, whose product MTPVDLDLVIDWAAAEGWNPGLEDAAAFRAADPEGFFVTEHEDQPVAAISVVNLDPGFAFLGLYICREEWRGQGIGLALWNHALRHAGHRTVGLDGVAAQQANYAKSGFVRTGATRRLEGAPGTQGSTDIRPAEPADLPALLALDERANGYARPTFLTGWVAPLETRRTLVLEGAGGPEGFATIRRCRSGAKVGPVVAPDADAALRLIRAAAGIFPDSGPVIVDVPDSNEALGQLLADTGMVETFATARMYKGPPPPATSLLHAPATLELG is encoded by the coding sequence ATGACACCGGTCGACCTCGATCTCGTGATCGACTGGGCGGCGGCGGAAGGCTGGAATCCGGGGCTGGAGGATGCCGCCGCTTTCCGGGCGGCCGATCCCGAGGGGTTCTTCGTCACCGAGCATGAGGACCAGCCCGTCGCCGCCATCTCCGTGGTCAATCTCGATCCCGGCTTCGCCTTTTTGGGCCTGTATATCTGCCGGGAGGAATGGCGCGGCCAGGGCATCGGTCTTGCCCTCTGGAACCATGCGCTGCGCCACGCCGGACACCGCACCGTGGGGCTGGATGGCGTTGCCGCACAGCAGGCCAATTATGCGAAATCGGGATTCGTGCGCACTGGTGCGACGCGGCGGCTGGAAGGCGCACCGGGTACGCAGGGCAGCACGGATATCCGTCCGGCGGAACCGGCCGATCTGCCGGCGCTGCTGGCGCTGGACGAACGGGCGAACGGCTATGCCCGTCCGACTTTCCTGACCGGCTGGGTGGCGCCGCTGGAAACCCGCCGGACGCTGGTTCTGGAAGGGGCCGGCGGCCCGGAAGGCTTCGCCACGATAAGGCGCTGTCGCAGCGGGGCGAAGGTCGGCCCGGTCGTCGCACCCGATGCCGATGCGGCGCTGCGGCTGATCCGGGCTGCCGCCGGTATCTTCCCCGATAGCGGTCCGGTTATCGTCGATGTACCGGACAGCAATGAGGCGCTCGGCCAGTTGCTGGCCGACACAGGTATGGTAGAGACATTTGCAACCGCACGGATGTATAAAGGGCCACCGCCGCCGGCCACATCGCTGCTGCACGCACCGGCGACGCTGGAACTGGGATGA
- a CDS encoding FkbM family methyltransferase: MQAFLSKRMPALYRVLLDLRDRAAPFYADPELSLLPVLCPAGTVALDIGANTGLYTHWLLRRARLVVAVEPIPRLSQLVVRRFAAAVRDGRLIVENCALGNEDGSATLHIPDGMTALSTLQPLEGMANVADITVPVHRLDGLDSVRDLPIGFMKIDVEGFESAVIEGGLGLLRRHQPTILVEAEERHRPGAVAALRGLLEPLGYSGFFRMDGQWHPVESFDAARLQNRAALNEAGTKRLKGATYINNFVFTASPESLRAA; encoded by the coding sequence TTGCAAGCTTTCCTGTCCAAGCGCATGCCGGCCCTGTACCGGGTGCTTCTCGACCTGCGCGACCGTGCGGCCCCCTTCTATGCCGACCCGGAACTGTCGCTGCTGCCGGTCCTGTGCCCGGCGGGGACCGTGGCGCTGGATATCGGCGCCAATACCGGCCTGTACACGCACTGGCTGCTGCGCCGGGCGCGGCTGGTCGTCGCCGTCGAGCCGATCCCCCGCCTCAGCCAGCTGGTGGTCCGGCGCTTTGCGGCGGCGGTCAGAGATGGAAGGTTGATCGTCGAGAATTGCGCGCTCGGCAACGAGGATGGCAGCGCCACCCTGCATATTCCCGATGGCATGACCGCCCTCTCGACACTGCAGCCGTTGGAGGGCATGGCGAATGTCGCCGATATCACCGTGCCCGTGCATCGGCTGGACGGGCTGGACTCGGTCCGGGACCTGCCCATCGGCTTCATGAAGATCGATGTGGAAGGTTTCGAGAGCGCGGTGATCGAGGGTGGGCTTGGCCTGCTGCGGCGACATCAGCCGACGATCCTGGTCGAGGCGGAGGAACGCCACCGCCCCGGCGCCGTCGCCGCGCTGCGCGGCCTGCTGGAGCCGCTGGGCTATAGCGGCTTCTTCCGCATGGACGGGCAATGGCACCCCGTCGAGTCCTTCGATGCGGCACGGCTGCAGAACCGCGCCGCCCTCAACGAGGCCGGTACCAAGCGCCTGAAGGGCGCAACCTACATCAACAATTTCGTGTTCACCGCATCGCCCGAAAGCCTGCGGGCGGCCTGA